Proteins encoded in a region of the Oryctolagus cuniculus chromosome 10, mOryCun1.1, whole genome shotgun sequence genome:
- the LOC100344656 gene encoding kinesin-like protein KIF9 isoform X7: MDTRKKVHAFVRVKPTDDFAHEMITYGDDNKSIDIHFKKDTRRGIVNNQQTDWSFKLDGVLHDASQDLVYETVAQDVVSQALDGYNGTIICYGQTGAGKTYTMTGATENYKHRGILPRALQQQGDPR, encoded by the exons ATGGATACTAGGAAAAAAGTTCATGCGTTTGTGCGTGTCAAACCCACTGATGACTTTGCTCATGAAATGATCACCTATGGAGATGACAACAAA agcatTGATATTCACTTTAAAAAGGACACAAGGAGAGGAATTGTCAATAACCAGCAGACAGATTGGTCATTCAAGCTGGATGGAGTCCTCCATGACGCATCCCAGGACTTGGTTTATGAGACAGTGGCACAAGATGTGGTTTCTCAGGCCCTTGATGGCTATAATG GTACCATCATTTGTTATGGGCAGACAGGAGCTGGCAAGACATACACCATGACGGGGGCAACTGAGAATTACAAGCACCGGGGGATCCTCCCTCGTGCCCTGCAGCAG CAGGGTGACCCTAGATGA
- the LOC100342447 gene encoding LOW QUALITY PROTEIN: zinc finger protein with KRAB and SCAN domains 7-like (The sequence of the model RefSeq protein was modified relative to this genomic sequence to represent the inferred CDS: substituted 2 bases at 2 genomic stop codons): MFPRNRSLSSQETAVSEDLSVDSSQENWRGPALSQRAPHQNMKPENRHDTALLSGRNVEESSELTPEQDLSKGLESSDRMSGGLFGVVPGGSEPGAVCGDTLEKLEGQPSSEEGSRLQSDFFKIRHKDKEKSTKDTCEDYKEAEEHQGGLKGQKFYQCNECGKFFSWRSHLIGHQRIHSGEKPYACSECGKTFRQSSQLIVHLRTHTGEKPYECRECGKTYRHSSHLIQHQRLHNGEKPYKCSECAKAFNQSSKLLDHQRTHTGEKPYECKECGAAFGRGKNLVRHQVLHTGKKPYKCNECGKAFCSSRNLTDHQRIHTGEKPYQCNECGKAFSRSKCLIRHQSLHAGDRPYTCSECGKAFSQISQPVVHEXMHTGEKPFEAGACGKAFNLSKCLIRHQRLHSGEKPYKCRECGKSFNXNSHLIIHQRIHTGEKPYECKECGKVFSYSSSLIVHQRTHTGEKPYKCNDCGKAFSDNSQFIVHQRVHTGEKPYECIECGKAFSQRSTFNYHQRTHTGEKLSGLAQSLLKVWFSAKYKELYDVFLGRRMLTAVFSWKY; encoded by the exons ATGTTCCCACGCAATAGAAGCTTGTCATCCCAGGAGACTGCAGTGTCTGAGGACCTGTCTGTGGACTCCAGTCAGGAGAACTGGAGAGGTCCAGCCCTCAGTCAGAGGGCCCCGCACCAGAACATGAAGCCAGAAAATCGCCATGACACGGCCTTGCTGT CAGGTAGGAACGTGGAAGAGAGTTCAGAACTGACTCCAGAGCAGGACCTATCTAAAGGATTGGAGTCATCTGATAGGATGTCAGGGGGACTGTTTGGGGTAGTTCCTGGGGGATCAGAACCTGGAGCTGTCTGTGGAGATACTTTAGAGAAGCTAGAAGGGCAGCCTTCAAGTGAAGAAGGGAGCAGACTGCAAAGTGACTTCTTCAAAATAAGACACAAAGATAAGGAAAAATCCACAAAAGATACATGTGAGGATTATAAGGAAGCAGAGGAACATCAAGGAGGCCTGAAGGGACAGAAGTTCTACCAGTGTAATGAATGTGGCAAATTCTTTAGTTGGCGTTCCCACCTCATTGGCCACCAGAGAATCCACTCGGGAGAGAAACCCTATGCGTGTAGTGAGTGTGGGAAGACCTTCAGGCAGAGCTCTCAGCTCATTGTTCACCTCAGAACCCACACAGGGGAAAAACCCTATGAATGCCGGGAGTGCGGGAAGACCTATCGGCACAGCTCCCATCTCATTCAGCACCAGAGACTCCACAAtggggagaaaccttataaatgtaGTGAATGTGCAAAAGCCTTTAATCAGAGTTCCAAACTCTTGGATCATCAGAGGACCCATAccggagagaaaccttatgaatgcaaggaGTGTGGAGCAGCTTTTGGTCGTGGTAAAAATCTTGTGCGACACCAAGTCCTTCACACTGGTAAGAAACCTTACAAGTGTAATGAGTGTGGGAAGGCTTTTTGTTCCAGCAGAAATCTTACTGACCATCAAAGAATCCACACCGGGGAGAAGCCTTATCAGTGTAATGAGTGTGGCAAGGCCTTCAGTCGGAGCAAATGTCTCATTCGTCACCAGAGCCTCCATGCTGGGGATCGACCATACACATGTAGTGAATGTGGCAAAGCCTTCAGTCAGATCTCTCAGCCTGTTGTCCATGAGTGAATGCATACTGGAGAAAAACcttttgaggctggcgcc TGTGGGAAGGCATTCAATCTGAGTAAATGCCTTATTCGGCACCAGAGACTTCACTCAGGTGAAAAGCCCTATAAATGCAGGGAGTGTGGAAAATCCTTCAATTAGAACTCtcacctcatcatacaccagagaattcacactggtGAGAAGCCCTATGAATGTAAGGAGTGTGGGAAGGTCTTCAGTTATAGCTCCAGCCTTATTGTACATCAGAGAACTCATACCGGGGAAAAGCCTTATAAGTGCAATGATTGTGGGAAAGCATTTAGTGACAACTCACAGTTTATTGTACACCAGAGagttcacactggagagaaaccctatgaatgtattgagtgtgggaaagccttcagtcAGCGTTCCACCTTTAATTATCACCAGCGaactcacactggagagaaactcTCAGGTCTGGCTCAGTCTCTTCTTAAGGTCTGGTTCTCTGCCAAGTACAAGGAACTTTATGATGTTTTTCTAGGAAGAAGGATGCTCACTGCCGTCTTCTCCTGGAAGTACTAA